The following are from one region of the Microbacterium sp. BK668 genome:
- a CDS encoding zinc-binding alcohol dehydrogenase: MPHIVQFPEPGRVELVETDAALLTPGAVRVETWYSGISAGTELTAYRGTNPYLNATWDAQQRLFVPGRPSFGYPVQGWGYSEVGRVVEVADDVVSLTPGDIVHGIWGHRSDAVLPASTLEWRTLPSETDPVLGTFARVGSIALNAVLAADVRLGERVAIFGQGVIGLLATRLAALSGGRVYAVDTVASRLSKAAELGAVETIDASREGGAGAYIRTLTDGGADSAIELSGADRALHEAIRSVVVEGLVAASGFYQGGAAHLRLGEEFHHNRVRIVASQISGVPVGLGGRWDQPRLVRTVMDLILAGAVDAGALVTDIVDASDVADVFARLDSGDPGILQAVLRFDAAPERSR; the protein is encoded by the coding sequence GTGCCTCACATCGTCCAATTCCCCGAGCCCGGTCGCGTCGAACTCGTCGAGACGGATGCCGCGCTCCTGACGCCCGGCGCGGTCCGCGTCGAGACCTGGTACTCGGGCATCTCCGCCGGCACGGAGCTGACGGCCTATCGAGGGACGAACCCGTACCTCAACGCCACGTGGGACGCGCAACAGCGGCTCTTCGTTCCGGGACGGCCGAGCTTCGGCTACCCGGTGCAGGGGTGGGGATACTCGGAGGTGGGTCGAGTCGTCGAGGTCGCGGACGACGTCGTGTCTCTCACGCCGGGCGATATCGTCCACGGGATCTGGGGGCATCGCAGCGACGCAGTGCTCCCGGCGTCCACTCTCGAGTGGCGCACCCTCCCATCCGAGACGGACCCGGTGCTCGGCACCTTCGCCCGGGTGGGCTCGATCGCCCTCAACGCGGTGCTCGCCGCCGACGTGCGACTCGGAGAGCGCGTCGCCATCTTCGGCCAGGGCGTCATCGGGCTGCTGGCCACACGACTGGCCGCCTTGTCGGGCGGACGGGTGTACGCGGTCGACACCGTCGCGAGCCGCCTGTCCAAGGCCGCCGAGCTCGGTGCCGTCGAGACCATCGACGCATCGAGAGAGGGCGGCGCCGGCGCGTACATCCGGACGCTGACGGATGGCGGCGCCGACAGCGCCATCGAGCTCTCCGGCGCCGACCGCGCTCTCCACGAAGCCATACGGTCCGTCGTCGTGGAGGGCCTCGTCGCGGCATCCGGCTTCTACCAGGGCGGCGCTGCCCACCTGCGCCTCGGCGAGGAGTTCCATCACAACCGGGTGCGCATCGTGGCCAGCCAGATCTCCGGGGTCCCCGTCGGACTCGGCGGCCGGTGGGATCAGCCGCGACTGGTCCGCACCGTCATGGACCTGATCCTCGCCGGCGCCGTGGACGCCGGCGCGCTGGTCACCGACATCGTCGACGCTTCCGACGTCGCCGACGTCTTCGCACGCCTGGACTCCGGCGACCCCGGGATCCTTCAGGCGGTCCTGAGATTCGATGCGGCCCCGGAGCGCTCTCGATGA
- a CDS encoding alpha-amylase family glycosyl hydrolase — translation MTAADLQGLRARLHPLVAGLYGDGAGEVLDGLMELAARWAPALQRADKDRPDEATAYLITYGDAFRRKDEAPLHTLAGVLRTHVRDAVTDVHLLPIYPWTSDDGFGVLDHRQVNPQLGTWSDIAELRADHALALDFVANHLSSSSAWFRGWLARDPRFDGYFLEPGPDFDTTHVVRPRTTALIHEYSRPDGTTAKAWTTFGADQVDVDPSTPAVLLDLTDVLLGYLSHGATTVRLDAIGYLWKQSGTTCLHLPQTHAIIRIWRVLVDELAPGTLLLTETNVPHADNITYFGDGSNEAHMVYQFALPPLVLHAFVTGRATALSDWASTIGPVSETATWFNFLASHDGIGIRPTQGLLTDGDRAQLVQRTLARGGRVSMARRPDGSEGVYELNTNYLDALVDPEDPDPDASAVVRGLAAHAILLSVVGVPAIYYHSLLGSGQDLDGMERSDIARRINRETLDADRLTAELASSPRRQGMLEGLRHLLEVRRSLAGFSPFADQTVEQLDPRVFAVRRAAASDDEVVAAINVSEEHVSLPTLRGRDVLTGRRHEGVDLGPFDYVWLTTD, via the coding sequence ATGACCGCCGCAGACCTGCAAGGACTCCGAGCCCGACTGCACCCCCTCGTCGCCGGGCTCTACGGCGATGGGGCCGGCGAAGTGCTCGACGGCCTCATGGAACTCGCGGCGCGCTGGGCGCCGGCGCTGCAGCGCGCCGACAAGGACCGCCCCGACGAGGCGACGGCCTACCTCATCACCTACGGCGATGCCTTCCGCCGGAAGGACGAGGCGCCGCTCCACACGCTCGCCGGGGTGCTCCGCACACATGTCCGGGATGCTGTGACCGACGTCCACCTCCTGCCGATCTATCCGTGGACCTCCGACGACGGGTTCGGGGTCCTCGACCACCGGCAGGTCAATCCCCAGCTCGGCACGTGGAGCGACATCGCGGAGCTGCGCGCCGACCACGCTCTCGCGCTGGACTTCGTCGCCAACCATCTGTCGAGCTCGAGCGCCTGGTTCCGAGGATGGCTCGCCCGCGACCCGCGCTTCGACGGGTACTTCCTCGAACCGGGACCGGACTTCGACACCACCCACGTCGTCCGTCCGCGCACCACTGCGCTCATCCACGAGTACTCGCGGCCGGACGGGACGACGGCGAAAGCGTGGACGACCTTCGGCGCCGACCAGGTCGACGTCGATCCGAGCACCCCCGCGGTGCTGCTGGATCTCACCGACGTGCTGCTCGGCTACCTGTCGCACGGCGCGACGACGGTGCGGCTGGATGCCATCGGATACCTGTGGAAGCAGTCCGGAACGACGTGCCTCCACCTGCCGCAGACGCACGCGATCATCCGGATCTGGCGCGTGCTCGTCGACGAGCTCGCCCCGGGGACCCTCCTCCTCACCGAAACGAACGTCCCCCACGCCGACAACATCACCTACTTCGGCGACGGGTCGAACGAGGCGCACATGGTCTACCAGTTCGCCCTGCCGCCGCTGGTCCTGCACGCCTTCGTCACCGGACGCGCGACCGCGCTGTCGGATTGGGCGTCGACGATCGGGCCGGTCAGCGAGACCGCGACCTGGTTCAACTTCCTCGCCAGCCACGACGGCATCGGCATCCGTCCCACCCAGGGACTCCTCACCGACGGAGACCGCGCGCAGCTCGTCCAGCGCACGCTGGCACGGGGCGGCCGCGTCTCCATGGCACGCCGCCCGGACGGTTCCGAAGGGGTCTACGAGCTCAACACCAACTATCTGGACGCGCTCGTCGACCCGGAGGACCCGGATCCGGATGCCTCGGCCGTGGTGCGCGGACTCGCGGCGCACGCGATCCTGCTGTCCGTCGTCGGAGTGCCCGCGATCTACTACCACTCCCTGCTCGGCTCCGGCCAGGATCTGGACGGCATGGAGCGAAGTGACATCGCACGCCGGATCAACCGCGAGACGCTCGACGCCGACCGTCTGACGGCGGAACTGGCATCCTCTCCCCGAAGGCAGGGGATGCTCGAAGGCCTGCGGCACCTCCTCGAGGTGCGCCGGAGCCTCGCCGGCTTCTCACCGTTCGCGGACCAGACAGTCGAACAGCTCGACCCACGCGTGTTCGCCGTCCGTCGCGCCGCCGCGTCCGACGATGAGGTCGTCGCGGCGATCAATGTGAGCGAGGAGCACGTCTCGCTTCCCACGCTCCGGGGACGCGACGTTCTCACCGGCCGACGCCACGAGGGCGTCGACCTCGGCCCGTTCGACTATGTGTGGCTGACGACCGATTGA
- a CDS encoding DUF808 family protein, translating into MSVGLLAVVDDILTAAVKASAKTAGVVIDDAAVTPQYVQGVLPARELPIVGKIALGSLVNKFIIIIPLALLLTAFAPWVLPWLLIVGGLYLCFEGAEKVMEWFGAHHGPGQDAPRDERKLVFGAIRTDLILSTEIMLISLASLDAGLGIWMTFGVLCVIALAMTLLVYGAVALLVKIDDIGLGMAQSSVGRVRSTGETIVRSMPAVFRIISIVGTIAMLWVGGHLVIANLAETIWEGPYDLLHVVTHWVESLGPVVVWVVDTVVSGLFGLVVGLVIVGVVLAVTRLRRAPASAHASHERTSG; encoded by the coding sequence ATGTCGGTGGGTTTGCTTGCGGTCGTGGACGACATCCTCACGGCCGCCGTCAAAGCGAGCGCGAAGACCGCTGGCGTCGTCATCGATGACGCGGCGGTCACTCCGCAGTATGTGCAGGGCGTGCTGCCGGCCCGCGAGCTGCCGATCGTCGGCAAGATCGCGCTCGGCAGTCTCGTCAACAAGTTCATCATCATCATCCCCCTCGCACTGCTGCTCACCGCCTTCGCCCCATGGGTGCTGCCGTGGCTGCTCATCGTGGGCGGCCTGTACCTGTGCTTCGAAGGCGCGGAGAAGGTCATGGAGTGGTTCGGGGCCCACCACGGCCCAGGGCAGGACGCCCCGAGGGACGAGCGAAAGCTCGTGTTCGGCGCGATACGCACGGACCTCATTCTGAGCACGGAGATCATGCTGATCTCGTTGGCCAGTCTCGACGCCGGGTTGGGGATCTGGATGACGTTCGGCGTTCTGTGCGTGATCGCTCTCGCGATGACGTTGCTCGTCTACGGAGCCGTTGCGCTGCTGGTCAAGATCGACGACATCGGACTCGGGATGGCGCAGAGCTCCGTCGGGAGGGTGCGCAGCACGGGAGAGACCATCGTGCGATCGATGCCGGCGGTGTTCCGCATCATCAGCATCGTCGGCACGATAGCCATGCTGTGGGTGGGTGGTCACCTCGTGATCGCGAATCTGGCGGAGACGATCTGGGAGGGCCCTTACGACCTGCTGCACGTCGTCACCCACTGGGTGGAGTCGCTCGGGCCGGTCGTCGTGTGGGTCGTCGACACCGTGGTGTCGGGCCTTTTCGGTCTCGTGGTCGGACTGGTCATCGTGGGCGTCGTCCTGGCGGTGACCAGACTCCGCAGGGCCCCCGCCTCCGCCCACGCATCGCACGAGCGGACGAGCGGTTGA
- a CDS encoding endo-1,4-beta-xylanase yields the protein MRISRALIVGVLALTPVAVLPTSAFAAPAPPANPNASEHSAAIGQNSLRALAEEAGIEIGVAVNTDLLEHNGKYRNIVNTQFSSVTAENVMKWEALEPQRGVYEWDAAEALLASAEANGQVVRGHTLVWHNQLPTWLTSGDFTAEELRSILEEHVTTVAEHFAGRIQQWDVVNEIFDDDGTFRETIFSEAYAELGLSNVDYIGDVFRWAREADPEALLFYNDYNLEFTGPKSNAAYAFVQELLAAGVPIDGVGFQGHLDTQYGFPDLQNNLQRFADLGLEVALTEVDIRTFVTQKKNGTYTNTPSDPAEAAQQVEWWAWTLEACLAVEACNSYTVWGVSDANSWIPGWFTGQGAGLLFDAHNNPKPQFEALREVLRNAA from the coding sequence ATGCGGATATCGCGTGCCCTCATCGTCGGCGTCCTGGCGCTGACACCCGTCGCCGTCCTGCCCACGTCCGCCTTCGCCGCGCCGGCGCCGCCGGCGAACCCCAACGCCTCCGAGCACTCGGCCGCGATCGGGCAGAACTCGCTGCGCGCCCTTGCCGAAGAGGCCGGCATCGAGATCGGTGTGGCAGTGAACACCGATCTGCTGGAGCACAACGGCAAGTACCGCAACATCGTCAACACGCAGTTCTCGAGCGTGACGGCCGAGAACGTCATGAAGTGGGAGGCCCTCGAACCCCAGCGGGGCGTCTACGAGTGGGATGCCGCCGAGGCGCTTCTCGCCAGCGCCGAGGCGAACGGGCAGGTCGTCCGCGGGCACACGCTCGTCTGGCACAATCAGCTCCCCACCTGGCTCACGAGCGGCGACTTCACCGCCGAGGAGCTGCGTTCGATCCTCGAGGAGCACGTCACGACGGTCGCAGAGCACTTCGCGGGCCGCATCCAGCAATGGGATGTCGTCAACGAGATCTTCGACGACGACGGCACGTTCCGCGAGACGATCTTCTCCGAGGCCTACGCGGAGCTCGGCCTCTCGAACGTCGACTACATCGGCGACGTGTTCCGGTGGGCGCGTGAGGCCGACCCGGAGGCGCTGCTGTTCTACAACGACTACAACCTCGAGTTCACCGGACCGAAGAGCAACGCCGCGTACGCGTTCGTGCAGGAGCTGCTCGCCGCCGGCGTCCCGATCGACGGGGTCGGATTCCAGGGGCACCTCGACACGCAGTACGGATTCCCGGACCTCCAGAACAACCTGCAGCGCTTCGCCGACCTCGGGCTCGAGGTCGCGCTGACCGAGGTCGACATCCGCACCTTCGTCACCCAGAAGAAGAACGGGACGTACACGAACACCCCGTCCGACCCCGCCGAGGCGGCGCAGCAGGTCGAGTGGTGGGCTTGGACGCTCGAGGCATGCCTGGCGGTCGAGGCGTGCAACTCCTACACGGTCTGGGGGGTCTCGGACGCCAACTCGTGGATCCCCGGGTGGTTCACCGGTCAGGGTGCGGGCCTGTTGTTCGACGCGCACAACAACCCCAAGCCTCAGTTCGAGGCACTGCGCGAAGTGCTTCGCAACGCGGCATAG
- a CDS encoding glycoside hydrolase family 36 protein, translated as MTLIDELPVAPTARIYAEGWQSWSPTTWYDRDSLAFRPAEEWQHLMRFRPGTAIPDEGVQGEGLLAVDPGDGAPTRVYATLDASAQVPSIRAEWQGDHVTVRADGLVEQWTVDASPASDGALRSFGDRFGAAAGARVEAAVPRVWCTWYRYFEEVTAADVEENLREIDRLDLPVDVVQIDDGWSLGTGEWTKPDPRFGSLGDAVAAIRDSGRRAGVWLAPFSVGSRSDLARAHPEWLTGPAGFNWGDDLVGLDLTHPGVRDHLGEVFSRIRALGADYLKLDFLYSGAVPGVRHEEATPVEAYRSGLALIREVMGADAYLLGCGAPILPSVGLVDAMRVSPDTFHEGGEDGSQGLRGRLSLEARAWQHGRLWTNDPDCLVARPSFALRDEWADVVLRAPGLRGFSDRIAELDDHGLALVRRLLTERAR; from the coding sequence ATGACCCTCATCGACGAACTGCCGGTCGCGCCGACGGCGCGCATCTACGCCGAGGGGTGGCAGAGCTGGAGTCCCACGACCTGGTACGACCGCGACAGTCTCGCCTTCCGCCCCGCCGAGGAGTGGCAGCATCTCATGCGCTTCCGCCCGGGAACGGCCATCCCCGACGAGGGGGTGCAGGGCGAGGGCCTCCTCGCGGTCGACCCGGGTGACGGGGCACCGACCCGGGTCTACGCCACACTCGATGCCTCCGCCCAGGTCCCATCGATCCGGGCCGAATGGCAGGGCGACCACGTGACCGTTCGCGCGGACGGCCTCGTCGAACAGTGGACCGTCGACGCCTCTCCCGCGTCCGACGGCGCGCTCAGGTCTTTCGGCGACAGATTCGGTGCGGCGGCCGGTGCGCGCGTCGAGGCGGCCGTGCCGCGGGTCTGGTGCACCTGGTACCGGTACTTCGAAGAGGTCACCGCCGCCGACGTGGAAGAGAACCTCCGGGAGATCGATCGACTCGACCTACCCGTCGACGTCGTCCAGATCGACGACGGCTGGAGTCTCGGCACGGGCGAGTGGACGAAGCCCGATCCGCGGTTCGGCTCTCTCGGCGACGCCGTTGCGGCGATCCGCGACAGCGGTCGCCGAGCCGGCGTGTGGCTCGCCCCCTTCTCCGTCGGTTCGAGATCCGACCTCGCCCGCGCTCATCCGGAGTGGCTCACCGGTCCTGCCGGCTTCAACTGGGGCGACGACCTCGTTGGGCTCGACCTCACCCACCCCGGAGTGCGGGATCATCTCGGAGAGGTCTTCAGCCGCATCCGTGCTCTCGGCGCGGACTACCTGAAGCTCGACTTCCTGTACTCCGGCGCGGTACCCGGCGTCCGTCACGAAGAAGCCACCCCCGTCGAGGCGTACCGATCGGGGCTCGCCCTCATCCGGGAGGTCATGGGTGCGGATGCCTACCTGCTGGGGTGCGGCGCTCCGATCCTCCCGAGCGTCGGCCTGGTCGACGCCATGCGCGTGTCGCCGGACACCTTCCACGAGGGGGGCGAAGACGGATCGCAAGGACTCCGCGGTCGCCTCTCGCTCGAGGCACGAGCCTGGCAGCACGGACGCCTGTGGACCAACGACCCCGACTGCCTGGTCGCACGCCCCTCCTTCGCGCTGCGCGACGAGTGGGCCGACGTCGTGCTCCGAGCACCCGGCCTGCGCGGATTCTCCGACCGCATCGCCGAGCTCGATGATCACGGCCTCGCCCTCGTCCGCCGGCTGCTCACGGAGCGGGCCCGATGA
- a CDS encoding histidine phosphatase family protein — protein sequence MPTDPLPDHPAPDDPPGKLVLLRHGETEWSRSGRHTGLTDIPLTSRGEALARGAGQLVAGYDFSLVLSSPLQRARRTAELAGLQAQVDPLLVEWDYGGYEGRTTREIREELGYNWTAFTHGVVRGRTPGETVEEVAARASRVLTRVLPAMVDGDVALVAHGHFLRILTAVFLRLAPRFGAQITLDAGSVSVLSFYREQPAILSWNYGLELPLAPSES from the coding sequence GTGCCCACCGACCCGCTGCCCGACCACCCCGCCCCCGACGACCCCCCGGGGAAGCTCGTGCTCCTGCGGCACGGTGAGACGGAGTGGTCGCGCTCGGGCCGGCACACCGGCCTGACGGATATCCCGCTGACCAGCCGAGGGGAGGCGCTCGCCCGCGGTGCCGGACAGCTCGTCGCCGGCTATGACTTCTCTCTCGTGCTGTCCTCGCCGCTGCAGCGTGCCCGGCGAACGGCGGAGCTCGCCGGCCTGCAGGCGCAGGTGGATCCGCTCCTGGTGGAGTGGGACTACGGCGGCTACGAGGGGCGGACGACGCGGGAGATCCGCGAGGAGCTCGGGTACAACTGGACGGCGTTCACGCACGGCGTGGTCCGCGGGCGCACGCCCGGCGAGACGGTGGAGGAGGTCGCCGCTCGCGCCTCGCGTGTGCTCACGCGTGTCCTGCCCGCGATGGTCGACGGGGACGTCGCACTGGTGGCGCACGGCCATTTCCTGCGCATCCTGACGGCGGTCTTCCTCCGGCTCGCTCCACGGTTCGGAGCTCAGATCACCCTGGACGCGGGATCGGTGTCGGTGCTGAGCTTCTACAGGGAACAGCCCGCCATCCTGTCCTGGAACTACGGACTGGAACTGCCGCTCGCGCCCTCGGAGTCCTGA
- a CDS encoding Gfo/Idh/MocA family oxidoreductase, with amino-acid sequence MGLIGAGAIARTAHLPAYSAWGIPVVAVASRRTDSATALAADFGIRTVHDSVGALLADPEIDVVDIATGPDGRLALIEAAIEADKHVLAQKPLSIDSDELPRLRGLLARARERGIRVAVNQNARWAPSWRLATLLVRSGAIGEVIGVTHLHDKPLPPLAGTAFDLTPHMLLTDYLVHWVDITRCWLEGSEVASVAAQESRVPAQPVDARNPWHASVLIGSSTGASASIRIVGDARTRSGGCPYWIHGTEGTIRGSVLLGSDFAELERGDERTRFALEGQWFPDGFAGAMGELLTAVDEGREPENSADHVLASVRLSLAAAASAESGGAPVRPDDLHLSTASFRKAAAA; translated from the coding sequence GTGGGGCTGATCGGCGCCGGCGCGATCGCGAGGACGGCCCATCTGCCCGCTTACAGCGCCTGGGGCATCCCGGTCGTGGCGGTGGCGTCCCGGCGCACGGACTCGGCCACGGCGCTCGCGGCGGACTTCGGCATCCGGACGGTCCACGACTCGGTGGGGGCCCTGCTCGCCGATCCGGAAATCGACGTCGTAGACATCGCGACAGGACCGGACGGTCGGCTCGCTCTCATCGAGGCGGCCATCGAGGCGGACAAGCACGTTCTCGCGCAGAAGCCGCTGAGCATCGACAGCGACGAACTGCCGCGACTGCGGGGACTCCTCGCGCGAGCGCGGGAACGCGGCATCCGGGTCGCCGTCAACCAGAACGCACGCTGGGCGCCGTCCTGGCGCCTCGCGACGCTCCTCGTCCGCAGCGGCGCCATCGGCGAAGTGATCGGCGTCACGCACCTGCATGACAAGCCTCTGCCACCGCTCGCCGGCACCGCTTTCGATCTGACTCCCCACATGCTCCTCACCGACTACCTCGTCCACTGGGTCGACATCACCCGATGCTGGCTGGAGGGATCGGAGGTCGCATCCGTCGCCGCGCAGGAATCGCGCGTCCCGGCGCAGCCCGTGGACGCCCGCAACCCGTGGCACGCCAGCGTGCTCATCGGGTCCTCGACGGGGGCGAGCGCGTCCATCCGGATCGTCGGCGACGCCCGGACCCGCAGTGGGGGCTGCCCGTACTGGATACACGGGACCGAGGGGACGATCCGGGGCAGCGTCCTGCTGGGCAGCGACTTCGCTGAACTCGAGCGCGGCGACGAGCGCACCCGCTTCGCTCTCGAGGGTCAGTGGTTCCCCGACGGCTTCGCCGGTGCGATGGGCGAGCTGCTGACGGCGGTGGACGAGGGCCGGGAGCCGGAGAACTCCGCCGACCACGTGCTCGCCTCGGTACGGCTCAGCCTCGCCGCCGCCGCGTCCGCGGAATCCGGGGGCGCGCCCGTCCGGCCCGACGATCTCCACCTGAGCACTGCTTCCTTCAGGAAGGCGGCCGCGGCATGA
- a CDS encoding FAD-dependent oxidoreductase — MSESPAKVFARLGTRERPDVGTPRLQRAVVLGGSVAGLLAARVLADNADEVIVLERDEDMSGGEDGRRGVPQRLQVHALLPGGRAQIERWFPGFGREAVEQGAVASTPQQSEQWIDDVRAVSSPNVVLLNGSRTFIEALLRRRTLALPNVRLVPTAAAGLVYREGRVTGVRLAAGDESVLPADFVVDAMGRSSRLAAWLDRDGWESPPMERMQIDVNYATAYFARSDDEPRVAVATSRVSPGYPKKTHAALTAVEGGRWMLLQMTYGDDRPPQDWGGFLDRCASLPPVFAEVARGRPIGEVHAFRLSEARRRRYDLLQRLPGGLISVGDAVASFNPIYGQGMSAAALHASCLSEYLRGPSDPTGMATRFFELQKVVVDAAWDLSTQADAQRLETARPPLPIRLRRAVVDQVLAAAVVDVPVATAFNEVAFMNAHPSTLAAPSVVLRSVASNLRVRARASRRTITGAVGAPR; from the coding sequence GTGAGCGAGTCTCCGGCGAAGGTATTCGCCCGCCTCGGCACTCGGGAGCGACCGGATGTCGGCACCCCGCGACTGCAGCGCGCCGTCGTGCTCGGAGGCAGCGTCGCGGGCTTGCTGGCGGCACGGGTGCTTGCCGACAATGCCGACGAGGTCATCGTTCTCGAGCGGGATGAGGACATGTCGGGAGGTGAGGATGGACGCCGCGGCGTGCCGCAGCGGCTTCAGGTGCACGCGCTGCTGCCGGGCGGGCGCGCGCAGATCGAGCGGTGGTTCCCGGGATTCGGCCGGGAGGCCGTCGAGCAGGGTGCGGTCGCCTCGACGCCGCAGCAGAGCGAGCAGTGGATCGACGACGTGCGAGCGGTGTCGTCTCCCAACGTCGTGCTGCTCAACGGCAGCCGCACCTTCATCGAGGCGCTGCTGCGCCGTCGCACCCTGGCGCTGCCGAACGTGCGGCTGGTGCCGACCGCGGCCGCCGGGCTGGTCTATCGCGAGGGACGCGTCACCGGGGTGCGGCTGGCGGCGGGGGACGAGAGCGTCCTGCCGGCCGACTTCGTCGTCGATGCGATGGGCCGGTCGAGCCGGCTGGCGGCCTGGTTGGATCGCGACGGATGGGAGTCGCCGCCGATGGAGCGCATGCAGATCGACGTCAACTACGCCACCGCCTACTTCGCCCGCTCCGACGACGAGCCGCGCGTGGCCGTCGCCACCTCGCGTGTCTCGCCCGGCTACCCGAAGAAGACCCACGCAGCGCTCACCGCCGTCGAGGGCGGCCGATGGATGCTGCTGCAGATGACGTACGGCGACGACCGGCCCCCGCAGGACTGGGGTGGTTTTCTGGACCGGTGCGCCAGCCTGCCCCCGGTCTTCGCCGAGGTAGCGCGGGGCCGGCCGATCGGAGAGGTGCACGCCTTCCGGCTCAGCGAGGCGCGGCGCCGCCGCTACGACCTCCTCCAGCGCCTGCCGGGCGGCCTGATCAGCGTCGGAGACGCCGTTGCGTCGTTCAACCCGATCTACGGCCAGGGCATGTCGGCGGCCGCGCTGCACGCGTCCTGTCTCTCGGAGTACCTGCGCGGCCCGTCCGATCCGACCGGCATGGCCACGCGCTTCTTCGAACTGCAGAAGGTCGTGGTGGATGCCGCGTGGGACCTGTCCACGCAGGCGGACGCGCAGCGCCTCGAGACCGCGCGGCCACCGCTGCCGATCCGGCTGCGGCGAGCGGTGGTGGATCAGGTCCTCGCGGCCGCCGTGGTGGACGTCCCGGTCGCGACGGCGTTCAACGAGGTGGCGTTCATGAACGCGCACCCCAGCACCCTGGCCGCGCCGTCCGTCGTCCTCAGGTCGGTTGCCTCGAATCTCCGTGTCCGCGCGCGGGCGTCGCGAAGAACGATCACCGGAGCCGTCGGCGCGCCGCGGTGA
- a CDS encoding carbohydrate ABC transporter permease — protein sequence MTASTVERNRTQPRGVGRDRFENALFKILKPVVIVLLLVVAVFPFYYMVLLSFRSLDSLLQDPGALWISIDELDLSTYLEVLAPVSDGGQGFIVFMRNSLLVAISTVILTLLVAIPGAYAVSRLQFFGRRQVSGLFLAVYFFPAILLAVPLFVFFTQLGLRGSLVSLVIVYVSQVAAVSIYTLRNYFATVPVSLEEAAAIDGCSRLQTMWKISLPLAMPALVSNGLFIFMIAWNEFLFALLFLVEKRDSWTVSLGLSQLSGSIEVPTTVLMAGSVILTLPIIILFFASERLLVGGLTAGAEKG from the coding sequence ATGACCGCCTCGACCGTCGAGCGCAACCGCACCCAGCCGCGGGGAGTGGGGCGCGACCGCTTCGAGAACGCGCTGTTCAAGATCCTCAAGCCCGTGGTGATCGTGCTGCTGCTGGTCGTCGCGGTCTTCCCCTTCTACTACATGGTGCTGCTGAGCTTCCGCTCACTGGATTCCCTGTTGCAGGACCCCGGAGCGCTGTGGATCTCGATCGACGAGCTCGACCTGTCCACGTACCTCGAGGTGCTCGCCCCTGTCTCCGACGGCGGGCAGGGGTTCATCGTCTTCATGCGCAACTCGCTGCTCGTCGCGATCAGCACGGTCATCCTGACCCTGCTCGTCGCGATCCCCGGCGCTTACGCCGTGAGCCGGCTGCAGTTCTTCGGACGCCGCCAGGTGTCGGGACTCTTCCTCGCGGTCTACTTCTTCCCTGCGATCCTGCTCGCTGTCCCGCTCTTCGTGTTCTTCACGCAGCTGGGGCTGCGCGGGTCGCTCGTGTCGCTCGTCATCGTGTACGTGTCGCAGGTCGCGGCGGTGTCGATCTACACGCTCCGCAACTACTTCGCGACGGTTCCGGTCTCCCTCGAAGAGGCCGCTGCGATCGACGGATGCAGCCGGCTCCAGACGATGTGGAAGATCAGTCTTCCCCTGGCCATGCCGGCCCTCGTCTCGAACGGGCTGTTCATCTTCATGATCGCCTGGAACGAGTTCCTCTTCGCGCTGCTCTTCCTCGTCGAGAAGCGCGACTCGTGGACCGTCTCGCTCGGCCTCTCGCAGCTGTCGGGGAGCATCGAGGTCCCCACCACCGTGCTGATGGCCGGCTCCGTCATCCTGACCCTGCCCATCATCATCCTCTTCTTCGCCTCCGAGCGACTGCTCGTCGGCGGCCTCACCGCCGGCGCGGAGAAGGGGTGA